cacacacacacacacacacagaggctggGTGTGGAGGTGGTGAGGGAATGAGAGCAGTTTTATTGAGTTGGCTGTGAGTGTGACGTGTTGCTTCCCGTGACCTGACTGCCATTTGCTCCGTCTCCTCGAGcgtctcaccctctgtctcgcTTTAAACCACATGCTAATCAGCTTTCTGTGCTCCCCCGTTTGATCTCTGATGGCCGGTTTTCTGACGCATCCCACTGAATAGATAATCGTTGTGTAAGTGAACAACATCAGCAACTTCTCTGTGTCTTCCCCTATCAGCAACGCCCCATGCTGAGTGCAAGCTGTAAGCAGATAAACTGtgttaaatgcaaaaaaagtacAAGATATGTAGAATACAAAAgtcagcaggagcagcagggaaTTAGTGACCAAGTAAACTGAATATGTGAACCAATAGTTTGATATTAACTACAACACAAACAGTAAACCTTAAAAAGCAAGGTCTGCTACATCTGCCAGGataaaaataaaggatataCTAGTTTTGCCTTCTTACTTGTATCtgatttaccttttttaatacaGTGAACTCTGTACAAATACGTCCAGAGAcacttttttcattcttttaggacattaaaattaaacaatCTCCGTGCCGACTCAAAGCTGAAGGCGTGTGCGAAGGTTTTAACATACTTGTTGACAAGCAAAGGTGCTTATTATACACAGTCCCTCAGCTTCTATGATAACGCAGGTCCTAGGCATGGCTGCTTTTAAGTGATTTTCTTGCCAAGCACAGTGAGTCACCTGACCCTGCCCTGTCCCCTGACACGATCCGACTGATCATGTGTTTCACTAACTGAAGGCCCCGAAACAGGCAGGAAGTGAAGACGCTAACAATGGAAGCATCTGTGTGTCGTAGACTTTAGACGGGGACTGAATGTGGTATCACATATTAAAAATGATGTCTGACTGAACTTTCATCACAAGGTCCACTTACTTGGCTTCCAGACCTATCAGCCACAAATCTGTTGTTTGCTCTGTCATGGTTTAGTTGTTGCCGTGTGACAGTATGGATTTTCGGTCACATGATAGGGACTGAGATGGGGCCCATAGCTCTGGAAAAACTAAGTAAATGGACCTTGTAATGAGAATCTTTTGTCAACGAATTATCCCAGAATGTTTTATTACTAGTTTACCTTTTATGTCTTAACATGTGAGATTACTTTTGGTCGACTGCATTGCAGAACTAAGCATAATAAAGTCTACAGTCACAAACTGAAAACCCACCAGCTTTGCTTGTACCTTGGTAattaaaccaaacacacacacaaaaaaaatattagcCCATTTGAAACCAATTCACCAGCAAAACATTGGTTTTGCTTCTTTTAGGGGAATATGTttgtatctttatggtttattggaCTTATGGATTAAAGTGATAGCTAAATGATATGTAAACTAAAAGTAATGTAATCAGACTAACATGAATCAGCCATGCTTTTTAACGAAAATGttaatgtcagcatgctaacatgctcaaaATGCTAACATTGGTCAAATTCTTAATATGTTCACCATGTATTAGCATGTTGGAATGCTAATACATGCTATTAAGCATTTAACAGAAAGTACAACTGAGAATGTAATCTGGTATTTTGCCATAAACCAAATATTAGACTCCATGTTGATTCTCGATAATGGAAATTGGAccgttctttattaaaaaaaaataacctaAACTACAGCTAGCAGGGTAGGCCTAGGCTACGTATGTTTGAACAGCAATGTTTGGTGGCTCCATTTATCATCCTTTAAGCTCATTATTTTGTAAATCCACACTTCGGGGTGATTATGATTTAGATTGTGGTTGTGTACGCTCTTGTTGTCATTAACTTTGTGTATGTATTTCATTAgttcattaatatatttatattagcCTTGTTGCTACCACAACAACTTACTGCTTCTCAATTTTgttacattagcatgttagcatatgTTTGCATTGTTGAATCTTGTTTTCTGTAGCCTAGGAagatttttttaatggtttgttGCATCACATTTATTTAGCACCTGCTTAAAACATCCAGTCCAGGGTAACTCCTCTGCTTATTGTTAATCAGTATGTGCATGGATTTGCTGTTCTAAACATAACATTTTCTGTGGTACAAAAAGTACAATAGTTAGACAAATATTAGCTTTCCCTAGTCAGAGCCTCATCCACTGCCTTTGACTCCTTGTATAGAAAGCAGACGGTTAAATGGGTGTTTCAAGTGTCAGGAGGAAAATATGAGATCACAGTAACTCAGGTTATACTGCAGGTGATGAGTCAGTCatcagtgaatgtgtgtgtgtgtgtgtgtgtgtgtgtgtgtgtgtgtgtgtgtgtgtgtgtgtgtgtgtgtgtgtgtgtgtgtgtgtgtgtgtgtgtgtgtgtgtgtgtgtgtgtgtgataagtAAACATGAAGGATTGTAAAATGTTTGGAAGCTTCCCTTAAGATAAAGGCACTAGATAGAAacactgtgtttattttaacatgaaTTCAGTCCTTTTACTTTATCCTGTAAAAACCTGCAGCATTGATGTACTGGATGAAGATATGAAAGTCAGTGTTGTTAATACAGTTACATggactacatttaaaacagtttaaagCTTTTGAACAGCACAGAAGGACCTGAATATATGattttttatcaaacatgtTTTCGCTCCCAATAACCTCCGCTTATGACTTCTGAATAATAAAACGTCATTAGCACTCATTTAACACATGCACCACGGTGTCTGTGCTCCTGTAGTCAAGAGTCAGAGCGTCTCTGGACATTTCTGTCTGCGCCTGCCTGTCACTCACACAAACTATGTGAGCGTATTTGAACTGGGCAACATCAAAGTGGCTCCATTTTCTCATTCAGGTCGACTTTGGTTGAAAAGCTTTCAAGCCTTTTTCCTCGATCCACCCTTCTAGACGGTTCTCTGTCTGCAGGTAAGCAAGTCTATCTCAGTCCACTGCTCAGGTTCAAATAAGGATCCTTTTTCTTCCAGTGTTTGTGGCTTCATCCTGGATCATCAGTGTCTAGCTGAGCCATTATTCTCTGCACAGAACTTGTGACACAGCAGGCTACGCCTCTGTGGGGTCACAACAGTGTCCTCTCTTAGCAGGCTCGTCACACCTTCAGTCTTAATGGACCAAGGGAGTGCTTCTTTGCTGCAGGTGAGCAGGTTTGGCAGGTAAAGGCGGTTTGCTGGAGGCAGGTTTGCTGCGGGGATCGTCTGTGAACGCCTTCCTGAGCTGCGCAACGCGGCCTCCAGAGTCTGACTTCTTTTCTTCACTACACACAATCTCTGAAAAGGAAGAGAAGAGCAATGTGTCATAATCTTGTTAAATATCTGCGTATTAGCATATGTATCCAAAACAATAATCGGAGCATTGGATCAAGCAGGTTAACATTTCTCAATTGAGATGTTAGAGTCAAAGGTTTTAAAAAGAGGgacttttaaaatatctttttatcACTCCATAAATCAGAGAATAaatatttttgctatttttagaaacaacattttctcaTCATCAGGCTATGAATAACTGTAAATGCTAGTGGAGAACACTAGCAGGTTACACTACATGTTAATAGGGTAAACCCTTTAACAAATAGATAACACCATAAAACCTTCCCGGATGAATACTTCCAAGTTTTCAgaaatatttggttttaatATAACAATTGTGCATTATTTAGTAATAGTTTTTGGTTCATTTAGCAGAAATGTACAGACACAAATAGATAAAGTTGGATGATAGACACCAGAAGTTACTCTTTTCAAGATGTTTGACAATGGATTTTCCAGCTAATCTAATGGGGGTTTTATCTGGACCTTAAAGCCATGATGAAAATAATCTGAAAGTAGCAATAAATGACTCtcacaaaaccaaaataaagatTAAGGTAGATTATGTGTCTAATAATTTCAAGAGAGCtacatttgatattaaaatGCTGTATTGCTGTGTTTTTGAACTTCAAACAGtgaacttgttttatttgtaggGTCAATTGAAAGTTGTTTGATAACCGTCatgaatgtcagaaaataagGAATCTGTCCGTTTCAATAATCATCTTTCTAcaattaacattattttatttcttatacTCATGTGCAGTGCCTTAATAACTGCTGCATCTAAATGTCAAATAGATGGTCATTTGCATGTACATGCATACACAcgtgtaaaaaaagaaatatcagTTATAATGGTCCGTTTTTGGGGATCAATTTGACCCagataaatgtactgtattatGTTGACGTACCTTTTTCTATTAATAATGAGTGACTGAGTAAATTACTAACACATAATCTGCTTTCTTCTTGTTACCTGTGTTCTGCGTGCCGGCCCTCTCGGTGTCTGACAGCTGGGCTCTGAGCAGCGGCCGGTTGTCATGGCTACTAAAATGGGGCCTGTAGAGAGGAACCCAGTCTCCACCTGATTCACTGTCGCTGTCCTCGGCGGGGTCTTTTAGGTCATCATCAGCACTGCAGGAGTCCTCCTCAGACCACCGGTCATGAGTAGAAGCGGGGTCATCCTGAAAATGAGTAGGAGGACATTTAATGGTGAGACTCTGCTCATCTTAACCCGGCAGACTAAAAACCCGATGTGCAAACACGTGAAAACTCACATCAGCGAGGGACAGCTGGATGTCCTCTTTAATGTCGAGCTGCTGCTGGGCCTCTGGGACGCCACTCACATCATCAGCGTTGACCCTGGAAGACAAAGACGTCCATTTTTAGTCCCGCAGACAGCCGTCCTAACCTTTGAATCAATCCTCCGGTTAGTCATAAGGCAAATTACTTCCGTAATCCAATAAGGACGAGGAGACGGCGAGCTGACTGAAACTCTTTAGTTCTCCGTTGATCTTATCAAAGTCCATCACAGTCATGTCATTTGTTGATGAGGCTGAAGGACTTACTGAGGTGGAAGTTCTTATGTGTTGCAAAAACATGCTGAGGAGCTACACTGTGCTAGCATTTATATGAGGAAAAGCTAAAGACATAGGTTTATCATTTTATGGAGTTAatttcattaattaattaatcagtACATACACAAAACTgccaaacatttacacatatttGCAATTACTGTTAAAAGCACCCCCTTTTACTCATATATATTCTGTATcaatctatttatattttattcaatattttactttactttttacttcttgtgtttaaatatctttaaattatttttattgcacattcttgtTTTGACTTCTGatgtttttgtctatttatcctttatttatttaattctccaatggagcaactgtcacaaaacccaattcccccaaggataaataaagcattctgattctgattgtatATGTGCATGTACTATTGGTTCATACATGCATCCAGATACACCTACATCCACGtatataaatcaactaaaaacaacatcatcaatCAAAAAACGGGTCTAATAAATGATACCAACACATTTAGATTTTCTCTGAAACCCATGCTATTATCAGCGTGTGATGAGTGAGCGTGGTGGAGGTGATAATTGGGATTTGTTTTCTAATATTCTAAGTGTTTTGTGAAACAAGTTATAGTTCCTCATCTATTGAGGAAACCAACTGCACTGTTCTGCAAACAAACTGCTTGTGTGTTGCTTTTAACCGTTATCAAtgacacaaaatgcaaaaatgagttCGTCAGTGATACCATGTCATTTCTTTAAAAGGTATCTGTTTTTTACCTGGTGTTCATGAGGCTCTGGAGGAGTTTGGAGGATCTGAACTCGTCCACCTCTCCGATCACTCTGACGCTCACCTCTCCAGTCCCGACCCAGCAGCCACCTCACATGTTTGTTGTCAgctggaggaaaagaaaaagtgtaaGTTTACTCTCAACAACATTGTGATGAAAGCTGTTATTCTGTCTTGTATCCAGAAGGTGGTGCTGTCCTACAAGAATAGAGCTTGGAAAACCTCATAATACAGAAATGGACTTTCTCTCTGTTAAACTGTCCcaggtttattattttaactctTTTTATACGTCTTTCTATTGAAGGGAATTTACTGTATATCGCTGCAAACAGGCGTAGCAGAATATTAATACACAGCGTTAAAATAATGTGGGATAACAAAGTTAAAAGCAGTGACCTCATTTCTGTTATGCCGGCAGAGCTACATGAAACTGACCTGGGGCAGTTTGACAATAcggaaaaaaacattatgctgtttggttttatttcctactgCATTTACTGAATTTAGACTAATTCACTAAGTTGTTAATAATTAAAATTCATTGTAAATTATGTAATTATATAATCATATACAGAAATAAACTCCAAACATGTATTCCATAACGTGAAAAAGATTATTTTTAGTTGTGACCTCATCATGACACAGCTGGCAAAAATAACTCCCACTCCCCAATGCTGAGTGATAACAGGTGTTTTCCATGACACCTGATAATAGTAAAACACCTGCAGTGACATCGTCTTAGGGGTGGGgcttaaaaagtaaaatgttaaaaaaaagaagaagtgcaAATTGGTGGAATATAGCTGAGTGCATTAACTCAAGTTCTGGGGGCTATTTAAGGAAAAATCCAGGTGACTCGAGTGTTTCCAATTTGTTCTACTTTACACTTGTACTACACTTCATGTCAGAAGGAAATAGTGTACCTTTCACTACAATTATCAAACAGCTTTTacttcttttcagtttttaatcagCCTCCAGTCCAGTAAAAACCACACATCCTCAGTTGTCTTAACTTCAAATGTTTGTGAAAAAACCGACAGGGCGGTTTTTCTGAAAAAACTCATGAAAAGAGAGATTGGTGACTCTCACAAGACAGCTACATAgctacacacatactgtatgatgaCCTGAAAGAATATGTTGTGTTGCTAGATTAAACAACCCAACAGTACATAAAAGAGGGTggggtgggagagaaaccccTCTGGAGGGATAACAAAGGGATTCAAGCCTTTGCTTAACTGCATATGACTACGTTTCCctgataaagtacattttgctgaaatactttaacttgtgttttttttcacagtgtgacagtaaaagatctgaatacttgTATATAGAGACAATCAGCTACTAACAGTGAACTGACCATCCAGATTTATTATAGAAACCAGCTCACAAAGGCAACTCTGTTTCTCTTCATATTTGAGGGAATGACTTTGGGCACTGTCACACAGCACATAAGGGTACATTGTGCAGACATCTCAGTCGCTAAAGGCCATCTCTGACATGCAGTAAGTAATAATGTGTCTATGCAACACACCTTTGAGTTCACACCGCACCCACAAATAACCAGAAAAACAGCAAGTAATATTTAATTGAGTATTTATGTGACATTCAAAGACCTGTATGTACACGCAATGACTGTCTTTCCCAACAACAGCGCAAtgaacaaacaaagaaacacacctAACTGGATTTCATGTTGTGTTacgggaacacacacacacacacacacacacacacacacacacacacacacacacacacacacacacacacacacacacacacacacacacacacacacacacacacacacacacacacacacacacacacacacacacacacacacacacacacacacacacacacacacacacacacacacacacacacacacacacacggctctcAGGTGACATGGCACAGATTGGGTAAACAAAGACGGTAACTTAATAAGCGATTTAAAGCGTGGCGACGCCCCAAACCACAGGGCTTACTCAATGTTATTCAGCTTTCGACTGGCGGTGATAGAGGCAGACACTCacacagtgtcacacacacacccattgtCCAGCAGAGCCAGTGCAGGTGATATAGGGTCTCAGTGAGTGAGAGGAAAGTGGAGGAAAGGTGGTTGAGCATGGGCCGCCGACAGAGTAATGAAAGGACAGTGTtacattgtgtgtattttaaacacattaatCAGATTGGTTATGTGAGAGGGTGTTACTACACAGCTTGTGTATCAAGTGCACTCAGCTGACAAGATTTCTGCTCATTAATTAGTTGTGAAAGGGCTTGAATAAACAACTTTATTATATCTCAAACATGTTCGGCCTGTAATATACTatactaaatgtgtgtgtgcgaccAGAAATATGGCCAGTTATCAAGTGTATAAAGATAGGTCAAAGTAGAATTAGTAAtagtaatgtattattttagactaaatacTCTTCATAtatacttgttttaaatgtgtgta
The DNA window shown above is from Eleginops maclovinus isolate JMC-PN-2008 ecotype Puerto Natales chromosome 23, JC_Emac_rtc_rv5, whole genome shotgun sequence and carries:
- the zgc:92242 gene encoding LOW QUALITY PROTEIN: SH2 domain-containing protein 4B (The sequence of the model RefSeq protein was modified relative to this genomic sequence to represent the inferred CDS: deleted 1 base in 1 codon) — translated: MLAKILEDMWVEPEVLEALSEEQKRILFLKMREEQVRRWTEREEKEEKEGRDNKRPKKGTSDNKHVRWLLGRDGEVSVRVIGEVDEFRSSKLLQSLMNTRVNADDVSGVPEAQQQLDIKEDIQLSLADDDPASTHDRWSEEDSCSADDDLKDPAEDSDSESGGDWVPLYRPHFSSHDNRPLLRAQLSDTERAGTQNTEIVCSEEKKSDSGGRVAQLRKAFTDDPRSKPASSKPPLPAKPAHLQQRSTPLVH